From Hoplias malabaricus isolate fHopMal1 chromosome 11, fHopMal1.hap1, whole genome shotgun sequence, a single genomic window includes:
- the znf710a gene encoding zinc finger protein 710a isoform X1 — translation MRALKHLKHHSRSNGEDQEQEVPLVRCYSKVMEHAVDAGTQTDPVVVLSLAQAAVLGLISQNEIFGATIAPNGFYTGEVRDGPPPPPEEYEYTDQLIGANGDYLSEPNGEGKRPQGPYGPERRRPGPRGRTKRPRIEVDARMEPVDKSQVIQTRVKGERPEYSSPCYHSNIHHTDSESEVLDLAPHRVPLKEEQNNKDCTEFVKETSSQQTDAESDTDSRVVGRSPQVRERTAVRSEEEGEREDQEVNIKTPEEEVSPVMRRYYESSVVAYEAAEMGLAGDYEEAAQGMWGDGENSVGRRMQIDRLDINVQIDESYCVDVGEGLKRWKCRMCEKSYTSKYNLVTHILGHNGIKPHECLHCGKLFKQPSHLQTHLLTHQGTRPHKCTVCKKAFTQTSHLKRHMLQHSDIKPYSCRFCGRGFAYPSELRTHEAKHENGHCHVCTQCGMEFPTHAHLRRHQVSHQGPTTFQCSECHKSFAYRSQLQNHLMKHQNMRPYVCSECGMEFVQIHHLKQHMLTHKVLTQQAFEHKGMKGYKCDVCSREFTLSANLKRHMLIHTSVRPFQCHVCFKTFVQKQTLKTHMIVHLPVKPFKCKVCGKSFNRMYNLLGHMHLHAGSKPFKCMYCTSKFNLKGNLSRHMKVKHGILDGSLDGQDNLPDMEGHEDYEEESYDYSERENLASNNAQDLAKLAELGYYNYAKAAARYATA, via the exons GAGGACCAGGAGCAAGAGGTTCCTCTGGTTCGCTGCTACTCGAAAGTGATGGAGCATGCAGTAGACGCCGGCACGCAGACGGACCCGGTGGTGGTTCTGTCCCTGGCCCAGGCGGCCGTGCTCGGCCTCATATCCCAGAATGAGATCTTCGGAGCCACCATCGCCCCCAACGGCTTCTACACCGGAGAGGTCAGAGATGGCCCTCCTCCACCTCCGGAAGAGTATGAGTACACAGATCAGCTCATAGGCGCAAACGGGGACTACCTCTCAGAGCCCAACGGGGAGGGCAAGAGGCCGCAGGGGCCGTACGGGCCCGAGAGGAGACGTCCAGGGCCCAGAGGCAGGACCAAGAGGCCGCGAATCGAGGTAGATGCAAGAATGGAGCCCGTCGACAAGTCCCAAGTGATACAGACTCGCGTGAAAGGAGAGAGACCAGAGTACTCCAGCCCCTGCTACCATTCCAACATTCATCACACTGACAGTGAGTCTGAGGTCTTGGACCTAGCGCCCCACAGGGTGCCCTTGAAGGAAGAGCAGAATAACAAGGACTGTACTGAATTTGTGAAGGAGACAAGCAGCCAGCAGACGGATGCCGAGTCGGACACGGACTCTCGAGTTGTTGGGCGTAGCCCCCAGGTCAGGGAGAGGACAGCGGTCAGGTCTGAGGAAGAAGGTGAGAGGGAGGACCAGGAGGTGAACATCAAGACGCCAGAGGAGGAGGTGAGCCCTGTGATGAGGAGGTATTACGAGTCCAGTGTGGTCGCCTATGAAGCCGCAGAGATGGGTCTGGCTGGGGATTATGAGGAAGCCGCGCAGGGCATGTGGGGCGACGGTGAGAACTCAGTGGGGCGACGCATGCAGATCGACCGGCTGGACATCAACGTGCAGATCGACGAGTCCTACTGCGTGGACGTGGGTGAGGGCCTGAAACGCTGGAAGTGCCGCATGTGCGAGAAGTCGTACACCTCCAAGTACAACCTGGTGACGCACATCCTGGGCCACAACGGCATCAAGCCGCATGAGTGCCTGCACTGCGGCAAGCTCTTCAAGCAGCCCAGCCACCTGCAGACGCACCTCCTCACACACCAGGGCACGCGGCCCCACAAGTGCACCGTCTGCAAGAAGGCCTTCACGCAGACCAGCCACCTGAAGCGCCACATGCTCCAGCACAGCGACATCAAGCCCTACAGCTGTCGCTTCTGTGGCCGAGGCTTCGCCTACCCCAGTGAGCTGCGCACCCACGAGGCTAAGCACGAGAACGGCCACTGCCACGTCTGCACGCAATGTGGCATGGAGTTCCCCACGCACGCCCACCTCCGGCGGCATCAGGTCAGTCACCAGGGGCCCACAACCTTCCAATGCAGCGAGTGCCACAAGTCCTTCGCCTACCGCAGCCAGCTACAGAACCACCTGATGAAGCACCAAAACATGCGGCCCTACGTCTGCTCCGAGTGCGGGATGGAGTTTGTGCAGATCCACCACCTTAAGCAGCACATGCTCACGCACAAGGTACTGACACAGCAGGCCTTCGAACACAAG GGCATGAAGGGGTACAAATGTGACGTGTGCTCTCGCGAGTTCACTCTCTCGGCCAATCTGAAGCGACACATGCTGATTCACACCAGCGTCCGGCCCTTCCAGTGCCACGTCTGCTTTAAGACCTTCGTCCAGAAACAGACCCTCAAGACCCACATGATCGTCCACCTCCCCGTCAAGCCCTTCAAGTGTAAG GTGTGCGGGAAGTCATTCAACAGGATGTACAACCTCCTCGGACACATGCACCTCCACGCCGGCAGCAAGCCCTTCAAGTGCATGTACTGCACCAGCAAGTTCAATCTGAAGGGGAACCTCAGCAGACACATGAAGGTCAAGCACGGCATCCTGGACGGATCCCTGGACGGACAAG acaaCCTCCCCGACATGGAGGGCCATGAGGACTACGAGGAGGAGAGCTACGACTACAGCGAGAGGGAAAACCTGGCCAGTAACAACGCACAAGACCTGGCCAAACTGGCCGAACTGGGCTACTACAACTACGCCAAGGCCGCTGCTCGCTACGCCACTGCATGA
- the znf710a gene encoding zinc finger protein 710a isoform X2 produces the protein MRALKHLKHHSRSNGEDQEQEVPLVRCYSKVMEHAVDAGTQTDPVVVLSLAQAAVLGLISQNEIFGATIAPNGFYTGEVRDGPPPPPEEYEYTDQLIGANGDYLSEPNGEGKRPQGPYGPERRRPGPRGRTKRPRIEVDARMEPVDKSQVIQTRVKGERPEYSSPCYHSNIHHTDSESEVLDLAPHRVPLKEEQNNKDCTEFVKETSSQQTDAESDTDSRVVGRSPQVRERTAVRSEEEGEREDQEVNIKTPEEEVSPVMRRYYESSVVAYEAAEMGLAGDYEEAAQGMWGDGENSVGRRMQIDRLDINVQIDESYCVDVGEGLKRWKCRMCEKSYTSKYNLVTHILGHNGIKPHECLHCGKLFKQPSHLQTHLLTHQGTRPHKCTVCKKAFTQTSHLKRHMLQHSDIKPYSCRFCGRGFAYPSELRTHEAKHENGHCHVCTQCGMEFPTHAHLRRHQVSHQGPTTFQCSECHKSFAYRSQLQNHLMKHQNMRPYVCSECGMEFVQIHHLKQHMLTHKGMKGYKCDVCSREFTLSANLKRHMLIHTSVRPFQCHVCFKTFVQKQTLKTHMIVHLPVKPFKCKVCGKSFNRMYNLLGHMHLHAGSKPFKCMYCTSKFNLKGNLSRHMKVKHGILDGSLDGQDNLPDMEGHEDYEEESYDYSERENLASNNAQDLAKLAELGYYNYAKAAARYATA, from the exons GAGGACCAGGAGCAAGAGGTTCCTCTGGTTCGCTGCTACTCGAAAGTGATGGAGCATGCAGTAGACGCCGGCACGCAGACGGACCCGGTGGTGGTTCTGTCCCTGGCCCAGGCGGCCGTGCTCGGCCTCATATCCCAGAATGAGATCTTCGGAGCCACCATCGCCCCCAACGGCTTCTACACCGGAGAGGTCAGAGATGGCCCTCCTCCACCTCCGGAAGAGTATGAGTACACAGATCAGCTCATAGGCGCAAACGGGGACTACCTCTCAGAGCCCAACGGGGAGGGCAAGAGGCCGCAGGGGCCGTACGGGCCCGAGAGGAGACGTCCAGGGCCCAGAGGCAGGACCAAGAGGCCGCGAATCGAGGTAGATGCAAGAATGGAGCCCGTCGACAAGTCCCAAGTGATACAGACTCGCGTGAAAGGAGAGAGACCAGAGTACTCCAGCCCCTGCTACCATTCCAACATTCATCACACTGACAGTGAGTCTGAGGTCTTGGACCTAGCGCCCCACAGGGTGCCCTTGAAGGAAGAGCAGAATAACAAGGACTGTACTGAATTTGTGAAGGAGACAAGCAGCCAGCAGACGGATGCCGAGTCGGACACGGACTCTCGAGTTGTTGGGCGTAGCCCCCAGGTCAGGGAGAGGACAGCGGTCAGGTCTGAGGAAGAAGGTGAGAGGGAGGACCAGGAGGTGAACATCAAGACGCCAGAGGAGGAGGTGAGCCCTGTGATGAGGAGGTATTACGAGTCCAGTGTGGTCGCCTATGAAGCCGCAGAGATGGGTCTGGCTGGGGATTATGAGGAAGCCGCGCAGGGCATGTGGGGCGACGGTGAGAACTCAGTGGGGCGACGCATGCAGATCGACCGGCTGGACATCAACGTGCAGATCGACGAGTCCTACTGCGTGGACGTGGGTGAGGGCCTGAAACGCTGGAAGTGCCGCATGTGCGAGAAGTCGTACACCTCCAAGTACAACCTGGTGACGCACATCCTGGGCCACAACGGCATCAAGCCGCATGAGTGCCTGCACTGCGGCAAGCTCTTCAAGCAGCCCAGCCACCTGCAGACGCACCTCCTCACACACCAGGGCACGCGGCCCCACAAGTGCACCGTCTGCAAGAAGGCCTTCACGCAGACCAGCCACCTGAAGCGCCACATGCTCCAGCACAGCGACATCAAGCCCTACAGCTGTCGCTTCTGTGGCCGAGGCTTCGCCTACCCCAGTGAGCTGCGCACCCACGAGGCTAAGCACGAGAACGGCCACTGCCACGTCTGCACGCAATGTGGCATGGAGTTCCCCACGCACGCCCACCTCCGGCGGCATCAGGTCAGTCACCAGGGGCCCACAACCTTCCAATGCAGCGAGTGCCACAAGTCCTTCGCCTACCGCAGCCAGCTACAGAACCACCTGATGAAGCACCAAAACATGCGGCCCTACGTCTGCTCCGAGTGCGGGATGGAGTTTGTGCAGATCCACCACCTTAAGCAGCACATGCTCACGCACAAG GGCATGAAGGGGTACAAATGTGACGTGTGCTCTCGCGAGTTCACTCTCTCGGCCAATCTGAAGCGACACATGCTGATTCACACCAGCGTCCGGCCCTTCCAGTGCCACGTCTGCTTTAAGACCTTCGTCCAGAAACAGACCCTCAAGACCCACATGATCGTCCACCTCCCCGTCAAGCCCTTCAAGTGTAAG GTGTGCGGGAAGTCATTCAACAGGATGTACAACCTCCTCGGACACATGCACCTCCACGCCGGCAGCAAGCCCTTCAAGTGCATGTACTGCACCAGCAAGTTCAATCTGAAGGGGAACCTCAGCAGACACATGAAGGTCAAGCACGGCATCCTGGACGGATCCCTGGACGGACAAG acaaCCTCCCCGACATGGAGGGCCATGAGGACTACGAGGAGGAGAGCTACGACTACAGCGAGAGGGAAAACCTGGCCAGTAACAACGCACAAGACCTGGCCAAACTGGCCGAACTGGGCTACTACAACTACGCCAAGGCCGCTGCTCGCTACGCCACTGCATGA
- the idh2 gene encoding isocitrate dehydrogenase [NADP], mitochondrial, translated as MAGYLKVLSSLGRSAAAVSKSPAVLAPATCQSLQQRNYADKRIKVAQPVVEMDGDEMTRIIWEFIKEKLILSNVDVELKYFDLGLPYRDQTNDQVTIDSALATQKYSVAVKCATITPDEARVEEFKLKKMWKSPNGTIRNILGGTVFREPIICKNIPRLVPGWTQPITIGRHAFGDQYRATDFVIDKPGKFKINFIPADGSKGQEWEVFDFPAGGCGMGMYNTDESISGFAHSCFQYAIQKKWPLYMSTKNTILKAYDGRFKDIFQDIFEKNYKPEFDKLKIWYEHRLIDDMVAQVLKSSGAFVWACKNYDGDVQSDILAQGFGSLGLMTSVLVCPDGKTIEAEAAHGTVTRHYREHQKGRPTSTNPIASIFAWTRGLEHRGKLDGNPDLIKFSQTLERVCVDTVESGVMTKDLAGCIHGLSNVKLNEHYVNTTDFLDAIKTNLDKALGK; from the exons ATGCCGACAAACGCATCAAGGTGGCTCAGCCCGTGGTGGAGATGGACGGAGATGAGATGACCAGGATCATCTGGGAGTTCATCAAAGAGAAG CTCATTCTGTCCAACGTGGATGTGGAGCTGAAGTACTTCGACCTGGGTCTTCCCTACCGTGACCAGACCAACGACCAGGTCACCATCGACTCCGCCTTGGCCACACAGAAGTACAGCGTCGCCGTGAAATGCgccaccatcactccagacgAGGCCAGGGTGGAAG AATTCAAGCTGAAGAAAATGTGGAAGAGCCCCAACGGCACCATCAGGAACATCCTGGGGGGCACAGTCTTCCGCGAGCCAATCATCTGCAAGAACATTCCCAGGCTGGTTCCCGGTTGGACGCAGCCAATCACCATTGGCAGACATGCCTTCGGCGACCAG TACAGAGCTACAGACTTCGTCATCGACAAACCCGGCAAATTCAAGATCAACTTCATCCCAGCCGACGGCAGCAAAGGCCAGGAGTGGGAGGTGTTCGACTTCCCTGCAGGCGGCTGTGGAATGGGCATGTACAACACTGACGAG tCCATCTCTGGCTTTGCCCACAGCTGCTTCCAGTACGCCATCCAGAAGAAGTGGCCTCTCTACATGAGCACCAAGAACACCATCCTGAAGGCTTACGACGGGCGCTTCAAGGACATCTTCCAGGACATCTTTGAGAA GAACTACAAGCCTGAGTTTGACAAGCTGAAGATCTGGTACGAGCACAGACTCATTGATGACATGGTGGCTCAGGTGCTGAAGTCCTCAGGCGCTTTCGTCTGGGCTTGTAAGAACTACGATGGAGATGTGCAGTCAGATATCTTGGCTCAAG GGTTCGGCTCTCTGGGCCTCATGACCTCAGTGCTGGTGTGTCCTGATGGGAAGACCATTGAGGCTGAGGCGGCGCACGGCACCGTCACCAGGCACTACCGCGAGCACCAGAAG GGAAGACCCACCAGCACTAACCCCATTGCCAGCATCTTCGCCTGGACCAGGGGCCTGGAGCACAGGGGAAAGCTCGATGGAAACCCAGACCTGATTAA GTTTTCTCAGACTCTGGAGCGCGTGTGTGTGGACACCGTGGAGAGTGGGGTCATGACCAAGGACTTGGCCGGATGCATTCATGGCCTCTCCAA CGTCAAGCTCAACGAGCACTACgtcaacaccacagacttccTGGATGCCATCAAGACCAACCTGGACAAGGCCCTGGGTAAATGA